A single genomic interval of Hydrogenispora ethanolica harbors:
- a CDS encoding terminase small subunit, whose protein sequence is MGRIAKYDWDELLKEYLKSSYSNKTEFAKAKGINPSLLRRNTTDWPEKVKGKSNVTPLKKVTQKGNSNSNVTQKVVTPKITVNDSEELTEKQRLFCLFYIRNFNATQAAIKAGYSSDTARQIGCELLTKPHVRAEVERLKEIKRQSIMLAEDDIVERYMRIAFADMTDFVEFGRIKVPVIGQFGPVQVKNPETGKKETLMQEVNDIRFKDFSVVDGGLICQVKQGRDGASIKLEDRQKALDWLANFFNMNPLNKHKQWYDQERLKIQQEQLKLAQRKAGDEEGDEPVDDGFIDALNSEASSVWSDYDEDED, encoded by the coding sequence ATGGGACGTATCGCAAAATACGATTGGGATGAGTTACTAAAAGAGTATCTCAAATCGAGTTACTCAAATAAAACGGAATTCGCAAAAGCCAAGGGAATCAACCCGAGCCTGCTGCGAAGGAATACGACTGATTGGCCTGAGAAGGTTAAAGGTAAAAGTAACGTAACGCCATTAAAGAAAGTTACTCAAAAAGGTAACTCAAATAGTAACGTTACTCAAAAGGTTGTTACTCCAAAGATAACGGTGAATGATTCAGAAGAGCTTACTGAAAAACAGAGGCTCTTTTGTTTGTTTTATATAAGGAACTTTAATGCAACCCAAGCAGCGATTAAGGCTGGATACTCCTCGGATACTGCTCGACAAATTGGTTGTGAGCTCTTGACAAAACCTCACGTTCGCGCTGAAGTGGAACGCTTGAAGGAAATCAAGCGCCAGTCCATCATGCTAGCCGAAGACGACATCGTTGAGCGGTATATGCGGATCGCCTTTGCCGACATGACTGATTTCGTGGAGTTCGGCCGGATAAAGGTTCCAGTTATCGGCCAATTTGGCCCGGTGCAAGTAAAGAACCCTGAGACTGGCAAGAAAGAAACTCTCATGCAAGAGGTCAACGATATCCGTTTCAAGGACTTTTCCGTGGTTGACGGAGGTCTCATCTGCCAGGTTAAACAAGGCCGCGATGGCGCCAGCATCAAACTTGAAGATCGCCAGAAAGCCCTCGACTGGCTGGCCAATTTCTTCAACATGAACCCCTTGAACAAACACAAGCAATGGTATGACCAGGAACGGTTGAAGATTCAACAGGAACAACTTAAACTTGCTCAGCGCAAAGCGGGTGATGAAGAAGGCGACGAACCTGTGGACGATGGATTCATCGACGCCCTAAATAGCGAAGCTTCATCGGTATGGAGTGACTACGATGAAGATGAAGATTAA
- a CDS encoding DUF1064 domain-containing protein: MNERISYLAYRQMAGKKPSKYRSQKTVVYGILFDSQKEANHYCELKLRKQAREIVDFFRQVPFLLHEGYYKDGKWVKPIYYIADFLVLRWSEDNELIIEVHETKGKWTPMASDKRKMFERRYPQYRLIVI, translated from the coding sequence ATGAACGAACGAATCTCTTATCTTGCATACCGGCAAATGGCCGGAAAGAAACCATCGAAATACCGCAGCCAGAAAACGGTGGTCTATGGCATACTCTTCGACTCTCAAAAAGAGGCTAACCATTACTGTGAATTGAAGCTCAGAAAACAAGCGAGGGAGATCGTCGACTTTTTCCGGCAGGTTCCTTTTCTACTCCATGAAGGGTATTACAAAGATGGGAAGTGGGTCAAACCGATATATTACATTGCTGACTTTTTGGTATTGAGGTGGTCAGAGGATAACGAATTAATTATTGAGGTTCATGAAACGAAAGGGAAATGGACCCCGATGGCGAGCGATAAGCGCAAGATGTTTGAACGGAGATATCCACAGTACAGATTGATTGTAATTTGA
- a CDS encoding aspartyl-phosphate phosphatase Spo0E family protein: MTNQINKLRQKIEVARKEMERLWDLKQRTDPEVLKAAEKVDKLLNEYSELLEQNTEK; this comes from the coding sequence TTGACCAATCAAATAAACAAGCTTCGTCAGAAAATTGAAGTTGCACGCAAAGAAATGGAAAGATTATGGGATTTAAAACAACGAACAGACCCCGAGGTTTTAAAAGCCGCAGAGAAAGTAGATAAATTACTAAACGAGTATAGCGAATTGTTAGAGCAAAACACGGAAAAGTAG
- a CDS encoding PBSX family phage terminase large subunit → MKMKIKAVFKFKPFSPKQKKVLTWWCDGSPVKDKDGIIADGAIRSGKTISMALSFVMWAMFRFNGQNFGMCGKTIGSFRRNVLFWLKIMLRSRGYKVHDSRADNLLIVTWKGKVNYFYIFGGKDERSQDLIQGITLAGIFFDEVALMPESFVNQGTGRCSVDGSKFWFNCNPEGPRHWFKVEWIDERKKKNLLYLHFDMDDNWSLSEEIKQRYRSRFSGLFFKRFILGLWVLAEGIIYDMFSEEIHVGDYAQRTFATYVVGVDHGTANPCTFGLFGIEGNKAYLVREYWYDSKAHGRQKTDGEYGDDFEAFLAGMKPKAIYVDPSAASFITELRKRKFKVISAKNDVLPGIQFVSQMLQQQRFFIDRNCINTINEFHSYVWDEKAQERGEDAPVKQNDHTMDRNRYALYTYFNRFQAISART, encoded by the coding sequence ATGAAGATGAAGATTAAAGCGGTATTCAAATTTAAACCGTTCTCACCCAAACAAAAAAAAGTTTTGACCTGGTGGTGCGACGGCTCCCCCGTTAAAGATAAAGATGGCATCATCGCCGACGGGGCGATCCGGTCGGGCAAGACCATTTCCATGGCCCTATCCTTTGTGATGTGGGCCATGTTTCGTTTTAACGGCCAAAACTTCGGCATGTGTGGTAAAACCATCGGCTCGTTTCGCCGCAACGTTTTGTTTTGGCTTAAGATCATGCTGCGCTCTCGCGGTTACAAGGTCCATGACAGCCGGGCGGACAATCTCCTGATCGTCACCTGGAAGGGCAAGGTGAACTACTTCTACATCTTCGGGGGCAAAGACGAGCGCAGCCAGGATCTAATCCAAGGAATTACTCTGGCGGGCATCTTCTTCGACGAAGTCGCCCTGATGCCGGAATCGTTCGTCAACCAGGGCACCGGGCGTTGTTCCGTCGATGGCTCAAAATTTTGGTTCAACTGCAACCCCGAAGGACCACGTCACTGGTTCAAAGTAGAATGGATCGATGAACGGAAGAAGAAAAATCTCCTTTATCTCCATTTCGATATGGATGATAACTGGTCTTTATCGGAGGAGATTAAGCAAAGATACCGTTCAAGGTTTTCCGGCCTGTTCTTCAAACGATTCATCTTGGGCCTCTGGGTGCTCGCCGAAGGCATCATCTATGACATGTTCAGCGAAGAGATTCATGTCGGGGATTACGCGCAACGGACCTTTGCGACCTATGTCGTCGGGGTCGACCACGGGACTGCCAACCCCTGCACCTTTGGCTTGTTCGGTATCGAGGGGAATAAGGCCTATTTAGTCCGGGAGTATTGGTACGACAGTAAAGCCCATGGCAGACAAAAGACCGACGGCGAGTATGGCGACGACTTCGAGGCATTTCTGGCGGGGATGAAACCAAAAGCCATTTACGTGGACCCGAGCGCGGCAAGCTTTATCACGGAGTTAAGGAAGCGGAAGTTCAAGGTCATCTCCGCCAAGAACGACGTTCTGCCGGGCATTCAATTTGTCTCGCAAATGCTGCAACAGCAGCGTTTTTTTATTGACCGAAACTGTATCAATACGATCAACGAATTCCATTCTTACGTCTGGGATGAAAAAGCCCAGGAAAGGGGCGAAGATGCGCCGGTGAAGCAGAACGACCACACCATGGACCGCAATCGCTACGCCCTGTACACCTATTTCAACCGATTCCAAGCAATTTCGGCAAGGACGTGA
- a CDS encoding phosphoadenosine phosphosulfate reductase family protein, which produces MLKYDTLFGPIDKVQIAIDRIRQFEPPEGYYVAFSGGKDSQTVYHLCKEAGVKFDAHYHLTTVDPPELVRFIKQNYPKVVVDRPPTTMWKLIVDRKIPPTRIARYCCQVLKEGGGEGRFVITGVRWAESVKRKNNRGVVEIFGNKTKDKKIFLNSDNDEVRRVIETCVTRGKRILNPIVDWTDSDVWEYLNGRKIDHCQLYDQGFKRLGCIGCQMAPFSHRQDEFKRWPKYYQNYLLTFERMLKERERRGLPNARWKTAQDVMDWWIYEMPREDPDQNSLFTDYEAS; this is translated from the coding sequence ATGCTTAAGTATGATACTCTGTTTGGTCCAATTGATAAGGTGCAGATAGCAATTGACCGGATCCGCCAGTTTGAGCCGCCGGAAGGATACTATGTGGCATTTTCAGGCGGCAAGGACTCGCAGACAGTTTACCACCTTTGCAAAGAGGCCGGCGTTAAATTTGACGCTCATTATCATCTAACGACGGTCGATCCGCCGGAATTGGTGAGGTTTATAAAACAAAATTACCCGAAAGTAGTCGTCGATAGACCGCCAACGACCATGTGGAAATTGATTGTTGATCGTAAAATTCCTCCTACTCGCATCGCGAGATATTGTTGTCAGGTACTCAAAGAAGGCGGAGGAGAGGGAAGGTTTGTTATAACAGGTGTGCGGTGGGCTGAATCAGTTAAGAGAAAAAATAATCGTGGTGTAGTTGAAATATTTGGTAATAAAACCAAGGATAAAAAGATTTTCCTTAATAGCGATAACGATGAGGTTCGGCGTGTGATTGAAACATGTGTCACTCGTGGCAAAAGAATTTTGAACCCTATCGTTGATTGGACTGATTCAGATGTTTGGGAATATTTAAACGGCAGAAAAATTGACCATTGCCAGTTATATGACCAAGGATTTAAGAGATTAGGATGTATTGGATGCCAAATGGCTCCATTTTCTCATCGTCAAGATGAATTTAAACGATGGCCCAAATATTATCAAAACTATCTTCTGACATTTGAGCGGATGCTAAAGGAGAGGGAAAGGAGAGGTCTTCCTAATGCACGGTGGAAAACCGCCCAGGATGTAATGGACTGGTGGATTTATGAAATGCCAAGAGAAGACCCAGACCAAAATTCTCTATTTACAGACTATGAAGCCAGTTAG